From the Burkholderia ubonensis genome, one window contains:
- a CDS encoding DUF746 domain-containing protein, with the protein MSETDKPPLAGMRRANCEATAVRRFDATVGAITAKEPVDDAQTEDRDLTDYLMRAWYDLIQPSPTPVPRCPHCDGLHIRAERPSGKSKLPTYFCHTCKKSFNRLTGTPFARLQNLPKGTEMIPLLSRQMSLLQAGERLGRTQKAILSWLLAFRRYLLDLDPSGQWEARVRLGVRVAPRARCARCSFEGGFSAGGFDAQRRRRIRCPKCGRSRLLDVLQDQGQGVEGEVTHDAIDTAIRARQKVHPKMAVPVVARAASVSDAALEVKAQDRALWRDLELPERRLPPGPVERVEDAVLSTFLIERIEEVLCQSTAAVPCPWCSSEHTEYYPQQRPNGLPGFRCRACLSYFTRISNTPLNGPHMRKHALQLARMLGWRETAKAAALELGVESAVANRWVYGLRQWLLVLDPTGRMEARVRLGIGRKPIVRMCEKCRHTGPILLLGPTNRPLATNGDRQYKFRCGSCLRHSRTWLSSTDSGAAPAAS; encoded by the coding sequence GTGTCTGAGACTGACAAACCACCGCTCGCAGGAATGCGCCGCGCCAATTGTGAGGCAACGGCGGTACGACGCTTTGATGCTACGGTCGGTGCGATCACCGCCAAGGAACCGGTCGATGATGCGCAGACCGAAGACCGGGATCTGACAGATTACCTAATGCGGGCATGGTACGACCTGATTCAGCCCTCGCCGACGCCGGTGCCGCGTTGTCCGCATTGTGATGGGCTTCATATTCGGGCCGAGCGGCCGTCGGGTAAGAGCAAGCTACCGACCTATTTTTGCCATACGTGCAAGAAGAGTTTCAACCGTTTGACCGGCACGCCATTTGCGAGGCTCCAGAATCTGCCAAAGGGCACGGAGATGATTCCGCTGCTGTCGAGGCAGATGTCGTTGCTGCAGGCGGGCGAACGGTTGGGTCGCACACAAAAGGCGATACTGTCGTGGTTGCTGGCGTTTCGACGCTACTTGCTCGATCTCGATCCATCGGGCCAATGGGAGGCTCGTGTCCGGCTTGGCGTGCGGGTCGCACCACGAGCACGTTGTGCGAGATGCAGCTTTGAGGGCGGGTTCTCGGCTGGCGGATTTGATGCTCAGCGGCGGCGACGGATTCGTTGCCCGAAGTGCGGACGTAGCCGACTCCTGGATGTATTGCAGGATCAGGGGCAGGGCGTCGAGGGTGAAGTGACGCATGACGCGATCGACACGGCAATTCGAGCGCGTCAGAAGGTGCATCCGAAGATGGCGGTGCCGGTCGTGGCGCGCGCGGCTAGTGTCAGTGATGCAGCGCTGGAAGTGAAGGCGCAGGATCGGGCTCTCTGGAGGGATCTGGAACTGCCTGAGCGTCGATTGCCTCCCGGCCCCGTCGAAAGAGTCGAAGACGCAGTGCTATCCACGTTCTTGATCGAGCGGATCGAGGAGGTACTTTGCCAGAGTACAGCCGCAGTGCCATGCCCTTGGTGTAGTAGCGAGCACACTGAATACTATCCTCAACAGCGTCCCAACGGACTGCCGGGCTTTCGGTGTCGCGCATGTTTGTCGTACTTCACGCGAATATCGAACACACCGTTGAATGGCCCGCACATGCGCAAGCATGCTCTGCAACTGGCGCGGATGCTGGGATGGCGGGAGACTGCTAAGGCTGCTGCCCTTGAGCTCGGCGTTGAATCGGCTGTTGCCAATCGTTGGGTGTATGGGTTACGTCAATGGTTGCTGGTGCTCGATCCGACTGGTCGTATGGAAGCACGGGTACGGCTGGGCATTGGGCGGAAACCTATCGTGCGAATGTGCGAGAAATGCCGGCACACCGGACCGATCCTGCTACTGGGACCGACGAATCGCCCGTTGGCGACGAACGGGGATCGCCAATACAAATTCCGGTGTGGCAGTTGTTTACGCCATAGTCGGACGTGGCTGTCGTCTACTGACAGTGGGGCTGCTCCAGCTGCATCGTAG